In Epinephelus lanceolatus isolate andai-2023 chromosome 7, ASM4190304v1, whole genome shotgun sequence, the genomic stretch AGTAGAAACCTGAGGCAGTGTAGGTGGTGTGGAAGGTGTTGCACCTTAAAttgcagggtttcccacacatccACTTATTTGTGGTGCACCACCACAATATCAGCATTTGCTGccacatttagatttttttttggagctgtgtttctctccctctctgtctctttcctgtGGCAGAGTGTACTCTGGGcacaaacagagcagcagaCTGCCAAACACAGTGAACATGAAACGTAAATATTCGGTAATTCATAGGGGTGGGTGCTATATCGATTATACTCAGTGTATCACGGCTTATTCCATGTGGGATGTGGAAAATGATAATATCATGAACATCGAGTATACATTGTCACGTCATTTTTTTAAGCCTCCGGCATGAGACTCATTTCGATATTTCAGTTCATTTGCTCTCTCCTatggctctctccctctcacagacacacacacactaagaaaCACTTGCAAACATGATGCATCCCACACACTTCTCCGACCATCCAGACCACTTTCTCCAGATTGATAATGTGTGAGTAGGCGaagcgtgtgtttttgtatctgcagggctccagaatGCTACTATTTAGTCAGattttgcgaccatggagcaccattGTGACTTGCagatattattaatatatgaaccGGAGAGCTGCtagtttgtttccagctcacagtgaataaatcctcacgTTTGAAGGCGCCACAGTAATGGTTTAACTttctgctagctgctaacaaCAACTGTTGACttgaagcttcaagttcacagcaaaatCATCAACACTTCTGGCCCGAGAAAAGCTGggttcttcaaaataaaagcgccAGTGGTTCctctttgatttatttaactgtAACAGTActacatttaactttattatggCATTTCACAATATCGAGATAAATATTGTGTGTTGCCTTATAGAGTTAAAATAATGCAATATTATTTAGAAGTCATATTGTGCAGCACTGTTAATTCATATAGTTTTATCTTTTGTTTTCCAGTCTGCCTTTGATAAAAACTGTGATTCAGTGCTGATAAGAAAGTCGGCTTTCACTCGACTCTGCAGTAGCTGCTTCTCTAATCTatcaatctgatctgatcaacTCAGATTGCTCCAGACACAAACTGATTGAAAGGAAGTCTTGAGTGGGTTGATCAAACAGTTTAAATGCTAATAGTTTATGATCATGGAAAATCTACACCTgcatttcaatttaaaaatgcaaacacagcATGAAAACACACTTCTGAGCAGCACTGGGCAGAAATGACTGATGACTGGCAGACTGCAGCTGTACTCCTTCCTCTGACTGTCTCAGCAGCCTCAACATTTTgcagagagatttttttttattggcaaTCTGTTGTGGAgccacacatacaaaaaagtaTAGACGGATCATAAGTGCATTACTCTTCTATATGTGTTTGGGGAACTAAGCTAAGAAGCTAGAAAAGCACAATGTTTCAGTTGTTGATGATGGTGTTCTGAACCCCTTTCACACAAACTTAGTGTTGTTTTTCACGTTTGTTTATCACACAGTACAAGCAGAACCCAGAGATGTTCAAACAGACAGCGAGGCTCTGGTCTCATGTCTATGCAGGCGCTCCCGTCTCCAGTCCGGAGTACACACGCAAAATAGACAAACTCTGTGCCATGGGCTTTGAAAAAGTAAGTTTCTCTTAACTTTTTGTTCCCTCCCCTACTGTGCTTTGCACTATTGAATCCTGTTGTAGAATAAaacagtgtttctgaatggttgtttttttttcttcccagaATGCAGTAATAGTGGCGTTGTCGTCAAAATCCTGGGACGTGGAGACAGCGACAGAGCTACTGCTCAGTAACTGAATCTTGACACCCTCTTCATTTTCCTCTTGATCCCTGTCTCTCCCCCCCCCGCCCctcctcacacatacacaccctctCTCCTCCGAAATTCCCGCTGTCTCAAGGCATCTATTCCCCTGTTGCACACTCTGTTTCAAAGTGGACTCCTCACCTCCACACTACCCCTCCTCCTTTATCCTCTCTGCTCATCACCTTTGCTGTACCACACTCCAATCAGTCGCTCTATGAGCTCTTATCTCTGGTTTCTTTAAGTTGATTCAACA encodes the following:
- the ube2ka gene encoding ubiquitin-conjugating enzyme E2Ka isoform X3; the encoded protein is MTLRTVLLSLQALLAAAEPDDPQDAVVANQYKQNPEMFKQTARLWSHVYAGAPVSSPEYTRKIDKLCAMGFEKNAVIVALSSKSWDVETATELLLSN